The Methanothermobacter sp. CaT2 DNA window CAGAAGCACCACCAGGGAATATGATCCCACCAGCTGCTCTGAAACCCTCTTTATGGCGTATATCATGTTCGGTTTCTCATCGTATTCCCTGCTGAGGAGGTGGCAGATGACCTCTGAGTCCGTCGTTGAGACAAAGCTGTGACCCTCCTCTTCGAGTTCCTCGCGGAGTTCCATGGAGTTTATGATGTCTCCATTATGGGCTATTGCAATTTTACCTCCCTGAAATTCGCTCCAGAATGGCTGAGAATTCTCAATCCTTGATTCGCCTGTGGTTGAGTAGCGCACGTGTCCTATCCCGACGTTCCCCTTAAGTTCCTCTAGCTTCTCAGGATTGAAGACGTCGCAGACCAGCCCCATTCCCCTGTGTGTCAGTATATCGTTCCCATTGAATGTTGAGATCCCTGCAGACTCCTGTCCCCTGTGCTGCAGTGCGTAGAGCGCATAATATATCTGGGAGGCCACACCGGTTTTCTTATCCTGTGAGTAAATCCCTACAATACCGCATTTATCTCTCACTTCAGATTCTCCCAACAAGAAGGTTTATCCACGTTAGGACGATTCTTCATCTTTTTCGGTGAATACCAGGGCCGATTTTATTATCCGGAGCCACTCCACCGCATCTTCCCGTGAAGGCGCCGCTATTGAGCCCTGTCCAAGGATTATACCCTCGGGTTTAATGTGATCGGTTACAAAATAAATCCTCTCAAGGTCATCGGGTTCCTCTCCAAAGGTTTCCCTCCAGAGGTCCGTGATTGAGAAGGTCTCAAGAAGTTCCTTATCTTCAAGTTCAGAAAAACGAGTTTCGAGTTTGGAGTACTCTCCCTCCAGGAGGCGGAATTTCTCCTCAAGCTGACTCAGCTCCCCCCTGAGGGATTCTATCCTTTCATTACCTGCCTCAACTTCACCCTGCAGCCGGGTATTCTCATCCCTCAGTGCAGTGTTTTCGGCAACTGTCTCATCCAGCTTCTCCCGGCACTCTTCAAGCCTCTCCTTCATGTCACTGAGGCTCCTTATGCCTGTGAGTGTCTGGAGTCCGGCCCTTATGATGGCGTTTTCTATTTCCTCCCTTATGAGGTCCGGGTCAAGGTATTCCACGTCATGACCGTAGGGGAGTTTCATCCGTTCAATGTGCCCAACATGACCCCTGAGTGCTTCCCTGAACTTATCTGCAAGTTCCCTGCCTGTCTGGTCAACATCCGTTGCGATCAGGACAATGTCAGCACCCTCAACGGCCCTGAGGGCGATCTCAAGGCTTGTTGTTGGGACTATGGATGATATGGTTATGTGGTATTTGGCGCCGAGGGACACCCTCTGAAGCGCCCTCGAGACGCTTTCAACATCGGAGGCTCCCTCAACAATTATCCGCACATCAACAGGGCCTTTATTATCCATTTATTTCAACCTTTGGCCTGTAATTTTTTTGTTCTGCCAGCTGTAGCGCCTTATTCTGCGGGATCTGCCGAAACCGCATGCAGCGCAGACCTTTTTACGTACATGATACGAGTTTTTACCGCATCTCCTGCATCTTATATGGAGATTCTTGTTACGCTTACCAAATGATGGAGTACCTTTCATGTTCTAATCCTCCTTAAAATCAGTTAATCTGTAAAGTTGATCCACTCTTCCCCTTACAATTAAATCTACGGGGATATGTACACTATGTTATCTCCACGTATAAGGACGGTTCCAAGTCTTCTTGTGACCTCTCCATCCTCCAGCTCCTCTGCATCATTCAGCACGAGGTTCATGTGGAGATCGAAGCTCTTTAGAACTCCCCTGAACTCCCTGTCACCCTTGAGTTTTATGATCACAGGGGAATTCAGTGAATTGCCAAGGGCATCGAGTGGTCTCTGTACGTTAACTCTCTGTGAACTCACATCTATCACCTATCCTAGATTAAAATTTAGCCGGATTATATTTAAATCTAACTAACGAGCTGAAAATCTTCCAATTAGATACTTCATTTTTCTATTCTACTAATATATAAGTTTTCTTGCACTGCGGTGCCTCTTCGAATCCATTCCATGGTCTGCCCTGGGATCCCTCATCCATGAGAAATGCATGTGGTGCACGTAAAGTAGTTTAGAAATGAGCTATAGATATACTTGCAGAAGAGTTTAAATGATTCAATGATGGTAAAGCAGATTAAGGAACATGCTGCAGACCATTCATAAAATGAACAGGGTGTGACTGTGAAGATCAGGAAGAGGTACCATATAAAGAAGAAGAAGCTCAAGGAGATACGGGGGCAGATTGGAGACTACTCCTCCCTGATACCTGAAAAGGCCACGGTTGAAATCATTGAGACTGATGATAACAA harbors:
- a CDS encoding LSm family protein, producing MSSQRVNVQRPLDALGNSLNSPVIIKLKGDREFRGVLKSFDLHMNLVLNDAEELEDGEVTRRLGTVLIRGDNIVYISP
- a CDS encoding toprim domain-containing protein gives rise to the protein MDNKGPVDVRIIVEGASDVESVSRALQRVSLGAKYHITISSIVPTTSLEIALRAVEGADIVLIATDVDQTGRELADKFREALRGHVGHIERMKLPYGHDVEYLDPDLIREEIENAIIRAGLQTLTGIRSLSDMKERLEECREKLDETVAENTALRDENTRLQGEVEAGNERIESLRGELSQLEEKFRLLEGEYSKLETRFSELEDKELLETFSITDLWRETFGEEPDDLERIYFVTDHIKPEGIILGQGSIAAPSREDAVEWLRIIKSALVFTEKDEESS
- a CDS encoding 50S ribosomal protein L37e, producing MKGTPSFGKRNKNLHIRCRRCGKNSYHVRKKVCAACGFGRSRRIRRYSWQNKKITGQRLK